Proteins encoded by one window of Gouania willdenowi chromosome 4, fGouWil2.1, whole genome shotgun sequence:
- the LOC114461707 gene encoding chemokine XC receptor 1-like: protein MNDSSNDTDYVTDYPDEICEKENVFQFGSHVTPFFFSIVITLSLMGNILVLVLLVLYENLKSLTNIFFFNLAISDLIFTLSLTFWEIYHTWGWLRSENLCKVMTFVFFIGFYSSIIILSTLTIYRYLSVVHLFTDMSTRGLSNRVLLSVLTWMFSIGAALPSLFFSSLIKIRHSETFLLGCDSTDSNWQIVGVIQQNSFFLVAFGVMAFCYIRILQKIKRTRSQTKDKAVKLIFCVVAAFFIGWVPYNAIIFLMLLVDHQLTSFSSCEVSTQLDYAFNVSRVIAFSHCCLNPVLYVFVGERFKKHSMSLLRRIFNRRMPAVEHQVGDREHLSLGSVC from the coding sequence ATGAATGACTCGTCAAATGACACTGATTATGTCACTGATTATCCCGATGAGATCTGTGAGAAAGAAAACGTTTTCCAGTTTGGATCCCATGTCACCCCGTTCTTCTTCTCCATTGTGATCACACTGAGCCTGATGGGAAACATCCTCGTCCTTGTACTTTTAGTTTTGTACGAGAACCTTAAGTCTCTCAccaacatcttttttttcaacCTGGCCATTTCTGATCTCATTTTCACCTTAAGTCTGACTTTCTGGGAAATTTACCACACGTGGGGATGGTTGCGTTCAGAGAACCTCTGCAAGGTGatgacttttgtctttttcattgGATTCTACAGCAGCATCATTATCCTGAGCACCCTGACGATCTACAGGTATCTGTCTGTGGTCCATCTGTTCACCGACATGAGCACGAGGGGTCTCAGCAATAGGGTCCTTCTTTCTGTTCTAACATGGATGTTCAGCATCGGAGCAGCCCTGCCCTCTCTATTCTTCAGCTCTCTGATCAAAATCCGACACAGCGAAACATTCCTCCTTGGCTGTGACTCTACTGACTCAAATTGGCAAATTGTTGGTGTTATTCAACAGAATTCCTTCTTCTTGGTGGCCTTCGGAGTGATGGCATTCTGCTACATTCGAATACTGCAGAAAATCAAAAGAACAAGATCTCAAACCAAGGACAAAGCTGTGAAGTTAATCTTCTGTGTAGTGGCCGCCTTCTTCATTGGCTGGGTGCCGTACAATGCCATCATCTTTCTTATGCTATTGGTTGATCACCAGCTTACATCCTTTAGTAGCTGCGAAGTTAGTACCCAGCTGGATTATGCATTTAATGTGAGCCGAGTCATTGCGTTTTCTCACTGCTGCTTAAATCCTGTTTTATACGTGTTTGTCGGCGAGAGGTTTAAGAAGCATTCAATGTCACTTTTGCGACGTATATTCAATCGTCGGATGCCAGCAGTGGAACATCAGGTTGGAGATAGGGAACATCTTTCACTGGGATCAGTATGCTAG